The Aureimonas populi genome includes the window TCCCGGCCGCCGCACTGGCGCAGGAGCCGGCCGCGCCCGCCGGCACGGCGGCCCCGGCCGCTGAGCCGCAGACCCCGGCCGAGGGGGCGCAGGCCGCGCAGGACGCCGAGGACGCCCGCGATGCGGACGCCGAGTCGCCGGCCGGGGAGGCGCCCGCCGGGGGCGCGGCGGCGGATGGCGTGATCGAGGGCCCGGCGGCCGGGCAGGCCGACGAATCGGCCCGTGGCGCCGCGGCCGCCGTGGACGGCCCGGAGGCCGAGGAGCAGGAGACGCCGCACTACCCGCTGCGCAAGCCGGAGGAGATGAGCTGGAGCTTCGCCGGGCCGTTCGGCACGTGGGATATCGGCCAGCTCCAGCGCGGCCTGAAGATCTATCGCGAGGTCTGCGCGGCCTGCCACGGGCTGTCGCTCGTCTCCTTCCGCAACCTCGAGGCGCTCGGCTATTCCGACGCGCAGGTGCGCGCGCTGGCGGCCGAGTACCAGATCCAGGACCCGATGCCGAACGCCGAGGGCGAGATGTTCGAGCGCGCCGGCATTCCCTCCGACCGCTTCCCCAGCCCCTATGCCAATCCCGAGCAGGCGGCGGCCTCCAACGGCGGCGCCATCCCGCCGGACCTCTCGCTCATCGCCAAGGCGCGGGCGGTGGAGCGCGGCTTCCCGACCTTCATCTTCGACATCTTCACGCAGTACAACGAGAACGGCCCGGACTATCTGCGCGCGCTTCTCACCAGCTATGGCGAGGAGCCGCCCGCCCATTACGAGATCCAGCCGGGCACGCACTACAACCCGGCCTTCATCGGCGGCATCGCGCTGGCGATGGCCCAGCCCATCTCCGACGGGCAGGTGTCCTACGACGACGGCGCGCCCGAGACGCTGGACCAGTATTCGCGCGACATCGCCGCCTTCCTGATGTGGACGGCCGAGCCGCATCTGGTCGAGCGCAAGGCGACGGGCTTCGTGGTGATGATCTTCCTCATCATCTTCGGCGGCCTCGTCTACGCCGTGAAACGCCGCGTCTGGGCCGACACGCCACACTGAGCGTCCCTGGAAGGCGCATGGAAAAGGGGCCGGACGGCCCCTTTTTTCTGTCGGCGGAACGGGCTTTTCGCGCGCTCTCGCGCGCCGGCCTCAGACGTTGAACTTGAACAGCATGATGTCGCCGTCGTGGACGACATAGTCCTTGCCCTCGTCGCGCGCCTTGCCGGCCTCCTTGGCCGCCACCTCGCCGCCGAGCGAAACGTAGTCGTCATAGGCGATGGTCTGGGCGCGGATGAAGCCCTTCTCGAAATCGGTGTGGATCACGCCGGCCGCCTGCGGGGCCCGCGCGCCGCGCCGCACGGTCCAGGCGCGCGCCTCCTTCGGCCCCACCGTGAAGTAGGTGATGAGGTCGAGCAGCGAGTAGCCGGCGCGGATCAGGCGGTCCAGTCCGGGCTCGGACAGGCCCATCGCCTCCAGATAGTCGCCCACCTCGTCCTCGCCGAGCTGG containing:
- a CDS encoding cytochrome c1, which encodes MKQLLSALLSAGLMAFPAAALAQEPAAPAGTAAPAAEPQTPAEGAQAAQDAEDARDADAESPAGEAPAGGAAADGVIEGPAAGQADESARGAAAAVDGPEAEEQETPHYPLRKPEEMSWSFAGPFGTWDIGQLQRGLKIYREVCAACHGLSLVSFRNLEALGYSDAQVRALAAEYQIQDPMPNAEGEMFERAGIPSDRFPSPYANPEQAAASNGGAIPPDLSLIAKARAVERGFPTFIFDIFTQYNENGPDYLRALLTSYGEEPPAHYEIQPGTHYNPAFIGGIALAMAQPISDGQVSYDDGAPETLDQYSRDIAAFLMWTAEPHLVERKATGFVVMIFLIIFGGLVYAVKRRVWADTPH